Genomic window (Verrucomicrobiia bacterium):
ACCAAGATCGTCTTCACCGGCGATCCCTGGCAGATCGACAACCCCTACGTGGACTCCAGTTCCAACGGCTTCGTCTTCCTCATCGACCGTTTCCGCGACCAGGCCCTCGCCGCCCATGTCCACCTCGAGAAGGGCGAACGCTCCGAGCTCGCCGAACTCGCCGCCAACCTCCTCTGATCCCGCGTTCTCAGAGCGGGCGCTCGGCCGTACCCATGCAGTAAGGGCGGGCGATCAGCACGAGGTCGGCACCTCCCGCACCACCTTGACCCCGTGCGGAATGGCTCCCGCCACGAATCCCAGGCATTCCACCGCCCCCCGCGGCTTCCCCGGCAGACAGACCACCAGGCTCCGCTCCACAACCGCCGCCAATCCCCGCGACAGGATCGCATTCGGGGTGAGCTTCAGCGATTCCATCCGCATCGCCTCCCCGAACCCGGGCAATTCGCACCGGGCCATCTCCCGCACCGCCTCGGGCGTCACATCCCGCACGGCGATTCCCGTCCCGCCCGTCGTCAGGACCAGCGAACATCCCTTCTCGATCTGCGCCCGGATCGCCCGCTGAATCTCCCGCCGTTCGTCCGGCACCAGGTCCTCCGCCAGCACCCGCCACCCGTATCCCCCCGCCGCTTCCCGCAACGCCGGTCCCCCCAGATCCTCGTAATCCCCACGCGAGGCCCGATCTGAAATCGTCACGATCCCGACGTCGATCTGCATGGCCTGCATCCTGACTCAACGGGAATCCTGAGCGAGCGTTTTGGCGTGATGACGCAACCCATCGGACCTTCCACTCCACGGGGGGGCCTTGTGGAAGACGCCCTCCGCACCGCGGGCGGGGCGGAAGGCCGGGCTGGAGCGGGCTGACGGGACTCGGATAGGTTCCGCGTCGTGACCGGTCGAAGACAGCGCGGATGGTGGCGGCTGCCGAGGTTGGCCGGTTCCCTGGCGTGCGGGATCGGAATTCTGGCGGTGCGTGCCGCCCACGGGGCGGCGGGCGCTGAGGATGGGGGACTGCGGGCACCCTTGGGCCCGCGCCAGGAGTGGGTGGAGTTGGGCTGGACCATGGCACCCGGAGCCGTCGCGACGGGGCTCGCGGGGTGGGTGGCCCTGCTCCTGTGGCGCCTGCGGCAGCGACGACGCGAGGCATCGGAACTGGAGGCGCGGATCGCGGCGCGCACGGCGGAACTGGAAGGCACCAACGCCAGCCTGCGCCGGGAGGTGGCGGAGCGGGCCCGGGTGGAGGCCGATCTGCGGGAAGGACGCGAGGCCCTGCGCGCCTCCCAGCAACGGTTCCTGAGCGCCTTTTCGAGCAGCCCCGCGGTCATGACGCTGGCGCGCCTGCGCGA
Coding sequences:
- a CDS encoding MogA/MoaB family molybdenum cofactor biosynthesis protein; protein product: MQAMQIDVGIVTISDRASRGDYEDLGGPALREAAGGYGWRVLAEDLVPDERREIQRAIRAQIEKGCSLVLTTGGTGIAVRDVTPEAVREMARCELPGFGEAMRMESLKLTPNAILSRGLAAVVERSLVVCLPGKPRGAVECLGFVAGAIPHGVKVVREVPTSC